A region of Mammaliicoccus sp. Dog046 DNA encodes the following proteins:
- a CDS encoding sialidase family protein yields the protein MSKLKVVRHSEPNGTMYRDDFLNIDFGLIPTGGNQTAHAPTLIETNDGGMLCAWFAGSFEGSGDISVVVSKLDASSETWSTPVKVSQGEDRSEQNPAFFRATNDEIWLIYTSQVSRQEGKDNMQFTSIVMVQKSMDEGQTWTDAEVLFESEGTFSRQAIQVLSNGRWIFSTWLCEDAADGLTNDPTEFQISDDKGESWKAVRMPDSSGRVHANVIEVEAGHLIAFMRSRFADYIYRSESFDFGDTWTIPEATILPNNNSSISAIKLHSGEIALSYNLNSAPQASFGNIAWPGLRNPVAVSVSEDFGKTWPIGRIFEQAEGYFGTENKTNNAQYEYPTLYQDKNKRLHLVYAYKNRLCVKYVRFSLEDLYGTKRESIGLYNPTSGEGV from the coding sequence ATGTCCAAATTAAAAGTAGTTCGTCATTCTGAACCAAATGGAACGATGTATCGTGATGATTTCTTAAATATCGATTTCGGATTGATTCCTACGGGAGGTAATCAAACTGCACATGCACCAACACTTATCGAAACAAATGATGGTGGCATGTTATGTGCATGGTTTGCTGGAAGCTTTGAAGGAAGTGGCGATATCTCTGTTGTTGTTTCGAAATTAGATGCCAGTTCTGAAACGTGGTCAACGCCCGTGAAAGTTTCACAAGGAGAAGATAGAAGTGAACAAAATCCTGCATTTTTCAGAGCAACAAACGATGAAATATGGTTGATTTATACATCTCAAGTATCTCGTCAAGAAGGAAAAGATAATATGCAATTCACATCAATCGTCATGGTGCAAAAATCTATGGACGAAGGTCAAACATGGACGGATGCTGAAGTGCTGTTTGAAAGCGAGGGTACTTTTTCTAGACAAGCGATTCAAGTGCTTAGTAACGGACGATGGATATTTAGTACATGGTTATGTGAAGATGCAGCTGATGGATTAACCAATGATCCAACTGAGTTTCAAATATCTGATGATAAAGGCGAATCATGGAAAGCAGTTCGAATGCCTGATAGCAGTGGACGTGTCCATGCAAATGTTATAGAAGTTGAAGCGGGACATTTAATTGCTTTTATGCGTAGTCGTTTTGCAGATTATATATATAGAAGTGAGTCATTTGATTTCGGTGATACATGGACAATTCCTGAGGCGACTATTCTTCCGAACAACAATTCAAGTATCAGTGCAATTAAATTACATTCAGGAGAAATTGCATTAAGTTATAACTTGAATTCAGCACCACAAGCATCATTTGGCAATATTGCATGGCCAGGTTTAAGAAATCCAGTTGCAGTGTCAGTGAGTGAAGATTTTGGAAAAACATGGCCAATTGGTCGAATCTTTGAACAAGCTGAGGGATATTTCGGAACCGAGAATAAAACAAATAACGCTCAATATGAGTACCCAACATTGTATCAAGATAAAAATAAACGACTGCATCTTGTTTATGCATACAAAAATCGATTATGTGTAAAATATGTACGATTTAGTTTGGAAGATTTATATGGAACGAAGAGAGAATCAATCGGTCTTTATAATCCAACGTCTGGTGAAGGCGTATAA